One window of Leptospira yasudae genomic DNA carries:
- a CDS encoding neutral/alkaline non-lysosomal ceramidase N-terminal domain-containing protein: MKKEISKIICIGLLCFVLPNCSDKRNDNESILALLNETNNSANLNDRKPADGQTLLTSTAPDVFLIGAGKADITGPFVQSSTGYNSPGDQMSGLAMRLFSRAFVIERPGGNTVAIVTNDMLHMYQSVKMGVIQKLQADGYGSVFNRENVVLFATHTHSAPSNVSWYTLFNLFNGVVGFDKVHYNIIVNGTAEAIKAAYNQRKQARIRIASGTLSGAAHNRSSAAYEWNLDKSNYTKNIEDTMTLLRFEGIDGSPIGLVNWFAVHGTSLGITNRRAHGDNKGYASYLVETTMGNNFVAAFPQGPMGDSSPNQPNPTDVTKPFLRPNDLDPNLDALENPIVHGTLQGNKALELYNSATNTVTGNVGYRHSHVTWNRKTAIDSSYIGSNSMPWDTTSNATTCVATIGGGFLAGDEEGAPVEFAKEGEIRNDFVLENGVWVKKKYNLSNLSGAAQILGALWPLAQLALNSTKYEECDKEKFTLLPVGEVDSFWFPNPQVPFVPVILPLQVLTIGNTAILTAPFEITTQAGRRLKARVSSTLANAGYTNVIVGAMANAYAQYLTTREEYSAQHFEGGFTAYGPWSNAAIQQEFDRIAKDIVAGRTTSPGPNPPDLSNQQFVQTWLSQNGIVNDGGDFGKVLTDANNSYNKTRDTVITKFQGTHPRVVQDKKLDGTLASFYDPSRYSYLEIQKKNGTQWTTIATDNNPYTAFDWARTGGDLSPTSEVTITWLVRNQSPGTYRIVYNGLAKQFWVFFWTYKKVTGTSKEFTLQ; this comes from the coding sequence ATGAAAAAAGAAATATCGAAAATCATCTGTATCGGTCTCTTGTGTTTCGTATTACCGAATTGTTCGGATAAGAGGAACGATAACGAATCAATCTTAGCGTTGTTAAACGAAACGAACAATTCGGCAAATCTCAACGATCGAAAACCCGCCGATGGACAGACGCTTCTTACATCGACCGCACCGGACGTATTTTTAATCGGAGCGGGAAAAGCCGACATTACCGGTCCGTTTGTTCAATCAAGCACCGGCTACAATAGTCCCGGAGATCAAATGTCCGGTCTGGCAATGCGTCTGTTTTCAAGAGCCTTTGTCATCGAACGCCCGGGCGGAAACACGGTCGCAATCGTTACGAACGACATGCTTCACATGTATCAGAGCGTAAAGATGGGAGTGATCCAAAAACTACAGGCCGATGGTTACGGTTCCGTTTTTAATCGGGAGAACGTGGTTTTATTCGCGACTCACACGCATTCCGCTCCCTCCAACGTCTCCTGGTACACGTTGTTCAATCTCTTCAACGGAGTCGTCGGATTCGACAAAGTGCATTACAATATCATTGTAAACGGAACCGCCGAAGCGATCAAAGCCGCTTATAATCAGCGAAAACAAGCAAGAATCCGCATCGCATCCGGAACCCTTTCCGGAGCGGCCCACAATCGTTCTTCCGCCGCTTACGAATGGAACTTGGATAAATCGAATTACACAAAGAACATCGAGGACACGATGACCCTTCTCCGTTTCGAAGGAATCGACGGATCTCCGATCGGTCTCGTAAACTGGTTCGCAGTTCACGGAACTTCTTTGGGGATTACAAACCGAAGAGCGCACGGAGACAACAAAGGATACGCTTCTTATCTTGTGGAAACTACGATGGGAAACAATTTTGTCGCGGCATTTCCCCAAGGTCCGATGGGGGATTCAAGTCCGAATCAACCGAATCCTACAGACGTCACGAAACCGTTTCTAAGACCGAACGACTTAGATCCGAATCTCGACGCTCTGGAAAATCCGATCGTTCACGGAACTCTTCAGGGAAACAAAGCTCTCGAGTTGTACAACTCCGCCACGAACACGGTTACGGGTAACGTAGGTTATCGACATTCTCACGTTACTTGGAATAGAAAAACTGCGATCGATTCTTCGTATATCGGTTCGAACAGCATGCCTTGGGATACGACGTCCAATGCTACGACTTGTGTCGCGACGATCGGCGGAGGATTTCTTGCGGGGGACGAAGAAGGCGCTCCGGTTGAATTCGCTAAAGAAGGAGAGATTCGGAATGATTTCGTTTTAGAAAACGGAGTTTGGGTTAAGAAAAAATACAATCTTTCCAATTTAAGCGGAGCCGCTCAGATTTTGGGAGCGCTTTGGCCTCTTGCACAACTCGCGTTAAACTCCACCAAATACGAGGAATGCGATAAGGAGAAGTTTACTCTTCTTCCCGTGGGAGAAGTCGACAGCTTTTGGTTTCCGAATCCTCAGGTTCCGTTCGTTCCTGTGATTCTTCCTTTGCAAGTATTGACGATCGGAAACACGGCGATCCTGACGGCGCCTTTCGAAATCACAACCCAAGCGGGAAGAAGATTGAAAGCAAGAGTCTCCTCCACTTTAGCTAACGCAGGTTATACGAACGTGATCGTGGGAGCGATGGCGAACGCTTACGCGCAATATCTGACAACCCGGGAAGAATATTCCGCACAGCACTTCGAGGGAGGTTTTACAGCGTATGGTCCCTGGTCGAACGCCGCAATTCAACAAGAGTTTGATCGAATTGCGAAGGATATAGTCGCGGGAAGAACCACGAGTCCCGGACCGAATCCTCCCGACCTTTCCAATCAACAGTTCGTTCAAACTTGGTTGTCGCAAAACGGAATCGTAAACGACGGAGGCGATTTCGGAAAGGTTCTAACGGATGCGAACAATTCCTACAATAAAACAAGAGATACGGTAATAACTAAGTTTCAAGGAACACATCCGCGCGTCGTTCAAGATAAGAAGTTGGACGGAACTCTCGCGTCCTTTTACGATCCGAGCCGTTATTCCTATCTGGAAATCCAAAAGAAAAACGGAACCCAATGGACTACGATCGCGACGGATAACAATCCTTACACGGCGTTCGATTGGGCAAGAACGGGAGGAGATCTTTCTCCGACTTCGGAGGTTACGATCACATGGCTGGTTCGGAATCAAAGTCCGGGAACATACAGAATCGTCTACAACGGTCTGGCAAAACAATTCTGGGTATTCTTTTGGACCTATAAAAAAGTTACGGGAACATCCAAAGAATTCACCCTACAGTAA
- a CDS encoding trimeric intracellular cation channel family protein yields MDLSYYIELTGVGFFAISGALAAAEKKGHHHDIFSAFFTGFITAIGGGTLRDITLGNYPVAWVRDENVLWAIFIGFIVTLLFARYWGRFRREIFLFDSIGIGIYTVIGTKISLAAGVNPFGSVILGMISAIFGGVIRDTLINEVPLIFRKEIYATACLAGATLYILLGYLNVNSDWNMGLSVLLVVTIRIVAVRFNLSLPLFRLPY; encoded by the coding sequence ATGGATTTATCGTATTACATCGAACTGACTGGCGTTGGATTCTTTGCGATCTCGGGCGCGTTGGCGGCGGCCGAAAAGAAGGGACATCATCACGATATTTTCAGTGCGTTCTTTACGGGTTTTATCACCGCCATCGGAGGAGGAACTCTGAGAGACATCACTCTTGGAAATTATCCGGTCGCCTGGGTTCGGGATGAGAACGTACTCTGGGCGATCTTTATCGGCTTTATCGTCACCCTTTTGTTCGCTCGTTATTGGGGAAGATTTCGAAGGGAGATCTTTCTTTTCGATTCGATCGGAATCGGTATTTATACGGTGATCGGAACGAAGATCTCCCTTGCGGCCGGAGTCAATCCGTTCGGATCGGTCATTCTCGGAATGATTTCCGCGATTTTCGGAGGAGTGATCCGCGATACTTTGATCAACGAAGTCCCTTTGATCTTTCGAAAGGAAATTTACGCGACCGCTTGTCTTGCGGGCGCCACGCTCTACATTCTATTAGGATATTTGAATGTGAATTCCGACTGGAACATGGGACTTTCCGTCCTTTTAGTCGTGACGATCCGGATCGTGGCGGTCCGTTTTAATTTATCCCTTCCACTCTTCCGTCTTCCGTATTAG
- a CDS encoding HAD-IA family hydrolase gives MRYHKYLFLDVGDTILHLKKSAGETYLEILLEAGLKKEKNAGEVYRKAFSESWHKMNENAPPDHRDKYQHHPGGTPGWWKELLEDFLERIPDRVSIEKAFPIIYHRFADPELWTVDPGFWDLKEHCKNENWGLGVISNWDHRLKALLEAKGILEYLNPVIVSAEFGYEKPSPKIFEEAMRLVELPGESLVYCGDKYDLDVAVPKSLGWRSYLKKKDGDLNSLSELIQLL, from the coding sequence GTGCGTTATCATAAATATCTGTTCTTGGACGTGGGCGACACGATCCTTCATCTGAAAAAATCGGCGGGTGAGACCTACCTTGAGATTCTTTTGGAAGCCGGTTTAAAAAAAGAAAAGAATGCGGGAGAAGTGTATCGGAAGGCCTTTTCCGAATCTTGGCATAAGATGAATGAGAACGCTCCTCCGGATCATCGCGACAAATATCAACATCATCCGGGAGGGACGCCCGGTTGGTGGAAGGAGCTGCTTGAGGATTTTTTGGAAAGAATTCCGGATCGTGTATCGATTGAAAAAGCCTTTCCGATCATCTATCATAGATTTGCGGATCCGGAACTTTGGACCGTCGATCCGGGCTTTTGGGATCTCAAGGAACATTGTAAAAATGAGAATTGGGGACTCGGCGTGATTTCGAATTGGGATCACAGACTCAAAGCGCTTCTGGAAGCGAAAGGAATATTAGAATATTTGAATCCGGTAATCGTAAGCGCGGAGTTCGGTTACGAAAAGCCGTCTCCGAAGATTTTTGAAGAAGCGATGCGTCTTGTGGAACTTCCGGGAGAATCCCTCGTATATTGCGGAGATAAATACGATCTCGACGTCGCCGTGCCGAAATCCCTCGGTTGGAGATCGTATCTGAAAAAGAAAGACGGGGATCTGAACTCACTATCGGAACTGATCCAACTTTTGTAG
- a CDS encoding DJ-1/PfpI family protein has product MPSANFSIGIFIFSGVTQLDFTGPYEVFSRIPNAKVFLFAQTKGAITTESGMKFIPDYDFSDCPDLDILLVPGGSGTTILMEEFEVLDFLKEKAEKSKFITSVCTGSLVLAAAGLLDGYKATTHWLSLDVLKLFPVQISGERFVKDRNRITGGGVTAGIDFALFLTAEFFGTDLAEEIQLMIEYNPAPPFTSGHPTTATSHLVEKVKSSRETAQNRRKAAAIRVLEARPRN; this is encoded by the coding sequence ATGCCAAGCGCGAACTTCTCCATTGGAATCTTTATTTTTTCCGGTGTCACACAACTCGACTTCACCGGACCTTACGAAGTGTTTTCGAGAATCCCGAACGCTAAGGTCTTTCTTTTTGCGCAAACGAAAGGAGCGATCACTACGGAATCGGGAATGAAGTTCATCCCCGATTATGATTTTTCGGATTGTCCCGATCTGGACATTCTTCTTGTTCCGGGCGGCTCCGGCACGACGATCTTAATGGAAGAATTCGAGGTTCTTGATTTTTTAAAAGAGAAAGCGGAGAAGTCCAAGTTCATCACTTCCGTCTGCACGGGTTCCTTGGTTCTCGCCGCGGCGGGTCTTCTCGACGGTTACAAAGCGACCACACACTGGCTTTCTTTGGATGTCTTAAAATTATTTCCGGTTCAGATTTCGGGAGAACGTTTCGTCAAAGATCGAAACAGAATCACTGGGGGCGGCGTTACCGCGGGAATCGACTTCGCGCTTTTCCTGACCGCCGAATTTTTCGGAACCGATCTTGCGGAAGAAATTCAATTGATGATCGAATACAATCCGGCTCCTCCGTTTACTTCCGGTCATCCTACAACGGCAACTTCTCATTTGGTTGAGAAGGTGAAGTCAAGTCGGGAGACCGCTCAGAATCGTCGGAAAGCTGCCGCGATCCGGGTCTTAGAAGCGCGGCCGAGAAATTAA